Proteins found in one Synechococcus sp. LA31 genomic segment:
- a CDS encoding BMC domain-containing protein — MANETMGIALGMIETRGLVPAIEAADAMTKAAEVRLIGREFVGGGYVTVLVRGETGAVNAAVRAGADACERVGDGLVAAHIIARPHREVEPALNSSAGFVGSKD, encoded by the coding sequence ATGGCTAACGAAACCATGGGCATCGCCCTCGGCATGATCGAGACCCGGGGTCTCGTGCCCGCGATCGAGGCCGCTGACGCCATGACCAAGGCCGCCGAAGTGCGCCTGATTGGCCGCGAATTCGTGGGCGGCGGTTACGTCACCGTGCTCGTCCGTGGCGAAACCGGCGCTGTGAACGCTGCCGTTCGTGCCGGCGCTGATGCCTGCGAGCGCGTGGGTGATGGCCTGGTTGCTGCTCACATCATTGCTCGCCCCCACCGTGAAGTGGAGCCTGCTCTGAACAGCAGCGCCGGCTTCGTTGGTTCGAAGGACTGA